The following are from one region of the Achromobacter xylosoxidans genome:
- a CDS encoding branched-chain amino acid ABC transporter permease codes for MSGFENFWAIYGNLVLTLGTNALLALSIWLTLACGMLAMANAAFMGIGAYTAALLTMNYDAPFSVALAGGMAAPALVAALIGLPTLRLSGVYLAMATLGFGEVVRVTILNTESITGGALGLNGIPQLTQWWHVVLAVVIVLFVLWRVRASKIGRSFDAIRGDETAAGLMGIDVRANKMLAFVAGAMIAGLAGALNAHLTFFIGPNEYGFDRGVEILTMAILGGIGGLAGPVLGSFIITVLPEMLRGFADLRLVANGVILVVIVLFLPQGIWDPARFKRWMRQGRQGGKRHA; via the coding sequence ATGAGCGGATTCGAAAACTTCTGGGCCATCTACGGCAACTTGGTGCTCACGCTGGGCACCAATGCGTTGCTGGCCCTCTCCATCTGGCTGACCCTGGCTTGCGGCATGCTGGCCATGGCCAACGCAGCCTTCATGGGCATCGGGGCGTACACCGCCGCGCTGCTCACCATGAACTACGACGCGCCGTTCTCGGTTGCGCTTGCCGGCGGCATGGCCGCGCCCGCGCTGGTGGCGGCGTTGATCGGCTTGCCCACCTTGCGGCTGTCCGGGGTCTACCTCGCCATGGCCACGCTGGGTTTTGGCGAAGTGGTCCGCGTGACCATCCTCAACACCGAGTCCATAACCGGCGGCGCGCTGGGCCTTAACGGCATCCCGCAGCTGACGCAGTGGTGGCATGTGGTGCTGGCCGTCGTCATCGTGCTGTTCGTGCTGTGGCGCGTGCGCGCCTCCAAGATCGGACGCTCGTTCGATGCCATCCGCGGTGACGAAACCGCGGCCGGCCTGATGGGCATCGACGTGCGCGCCAACAAGATGCTGGCCTTCGTGGCCGGCGCGATGATCGCGGGTCTGGCCGGCGCCCTGAACGCGCACCTGACCTTCTTCATCGGCCCCAACGAATACGGTTTCGACCGTGGCGTGGAAATCCTGACCATGGCGATCCTGGGCGGCATCGGCGGCCTGGCCGGTCCCGTGCTGGGCAGCTTCATCATTACCGTGTTGCCCGAAATGCTGCGCGGTTTTGCCGATCTGCGCCTGGTCGCGAACGGAGTGATTCTGGTGGTGATTGTGTTGTTCCTGCCGCAAGGCATCTGGGATCCGGCGCGCTTCAAGCGCTGGATGCGCCAAGGACGCCAGGGAGGCAAGCGCCATGCTTGA
- a CDS encoding ABC transporter ATP-binding protein, whose product MSAMLEVRGLEVNYGHIEAVRGIDLDLNAKEITALVGANGAGKSTTLLALSGLLPKARGKITFEGEDITNLPPHQLVARGIVQVPEGRAILTTMTVLENLELGAYRRGLKNVDSDLEYVFNLFPRLKERITGIAGNLSGGEQQMLAIGRALMAKPRLLLLDEPSMGLAPIVVQEIFRSLRAINADGLTLFLVEQNVRQALKIAQHGYVLENGAMALTGTGRELLGHPRVLEAYLGA is encoded by the coding sequence ATGAGCGCCATGCTGGAAGTCCGCGGACTCGAGGTCAATTACGGCCACATCGAAGCCGTCCGCGGCATCGACCTGGACCTGAACGCCAAGGAAATCACCGCCCTGGTCGGCGCCAACGGCGCCGGCAAGTCGACCACGCTGCTGGCGCTGTCGGGCCTGTTGCCCAAGGCGCGCGGCAAGATCACCTTCGAAGGCGAGGACATCACCAACCTGCCGCCGCATCAACTCGTGGCGCGAGGCATCGTCCAGGTGCCGGAAGGGCGGGCCATCCTCACCACCATGACCGTGCTCGAAAACCTGGAGCTGGGCGCCTACCGCCGCGGCCTCAAGAACGTCGACTCGGACCTGGAATACGTGTTCAACCTGTTCCCGCGCCTGAAGGAACGGATCACCGGCATCGCCGGCAACCTGTCCGGCGGCGAGCAGCAGATGCTGGCCATCGGCCGGGCACTGATGGCCAAGCCGCGCCTGCTGCTGCTGGACGAACCCTCCATGGGCCTGGCGCCCATCGTGGTGCAGGAGATCTTCCGCTCCCTGCGCGCGATCAACGCCGATGGCCTGACCCTGTTCCTGGTCGAGCAGAACGTGCGCCAGGCGCTGAAGATTGCCCAGCACGGTTACGTGCTGGAGAACGGCGCCATGGCGCTCACCGGCACCGGCCGCGAACTGCTGGGCCATCCCCGCGTTCTGGAAGCCTACCTGGGCGCCTGA
- the argC gene encoding N-acetyl-gamma-glutamyl-phosphate reductase, which produces MAQASNTRIKVGIVGGTGYTGVELLRLLSQHPNVELTAITSRKEDGLPVADMYPNLRGRVNIAFSAPEKATLTDCDVVFFATPHGVAMAQAQELINAGTKVIDLAADFRLQDIPTFERWYKIPHTCPDILAESQYGLVELNREAISKARVIGNPGCYPTTVLLGLAPLLEGGKKLIDAQTLIADCKSGVSGAGRKAEVGSLFSEASDNFKAYGVAGHRHHPEIVAQLEKIAGGKVGLTFVPHLVPMIRGMFSTIYARILPEARDTDFQALFEQRYADEPFVDVMPAGSLPETRSVRASNNLRIALSRPGNGDQLIVLVIQDNLVKGAAGQAVQNMNLMFGIPESTGLDQVAILP; this is translated from the coding sequence ATGGCCCAAGCATCGAACACCCGCATCAAGGTTGGTATCGTCGGCGGCACCGGTTACACCGGCGTCGAGCTGCTGCGCTTGCTGTCGCAGCATCCCAATGTGGAATTGACCGCCATCACGTCCCGCAAGGAAGACGGGCTGCCGGTGGCTGACATGTATCCGAACCTGCGCGGCCGCGTGAATATCGCTTTCTCCGCGCCGGAAAAGGCCACGCTGACGGATTGCGACGTCGTGTTCTTTGCGACGCCCCACGGCGTGGCCATGGCCCAGGCCCAGGAACTCATCAATGCCGGCACCAAGGTCATCGACCTGGCCGCCGACTTCCGCCTGCAGGACATCCCCACCTTCGAACGCTGGTACAAGATTCCCCATACCTGCCCGGACATCCTGGCCGAGTCCCAGTATGGCCTGGTGGAACTGAACCGCGAGGCCATCTCCAAGGCCCGCGTCATCGGCAACCCCGGCTGCTATCCCACCACCGTGCTGCTGGGCCTGGCTCCGCTGCTCGAAGGCGGCAAGAAGCTGATCGATGCGCAAACCCTGATCGCCGACTGCAAGTCGGGCGTGTCGGGCGCCGGCCGCAAGGCGGAAGTGGGCTCGCTCTTCTCCGAAGCTTCCGACAACTTCAAGGCCTACGGCGTGGCTGGCCACCGCCACCACCCGGAAATCGTCGCGCAGCTGGAAAAGATCGCCGGCGGCAAGGTCGGCCTGACCTTCGTGCCGCATCTGGTGCCGATGATCCGCGGCATGTTCTCCACCATCTATGCGCGCATCCTGCCGGAAGCCCGCGATACCGACTTCCAGGCCCTGTTTGAACAGCGCTACGCCGACGAGCCCTTCGTCGACGTCATGCCCGCTGGCAGCCTGCCTGAAACCCGTTCGGTGCGCGCCTCCAACAATCTGCGGATTGCGCTCAGCCGTCCCGGCAATGGTGACCAACTGATCGTCCTGGTGATTCAGGACAACCTGGTCAAGGGCGCTGCCGGCCAGGCCGTGCAGAACATGAACCTGATGTTCGGCATCCCCGAATCGACCGGCCTGGATCAGGTCGCGATCCTGCCTTGA
- the rpsI gene encoding 30S ribosomal protein S9 — protein MIGNWNYGTGRRKTSVARVFIKKGTGKIVVNGKPVDDFFARETGRMIVRQPLELTGHLESFDIKVNVHGGGETGQAGAVRHGITRALIDYDATLKPALSQAGFVTRDAREVERKKVGFRKARRRKQFSKR, from the coding sequence ATGATCGGTAACTGGAATTACGGAACCGGCCGTCGCAAAACCTCGGTGGCTCGCGTTTTCATCAAGAAGGGCACGGGTAAGATCGTTGTCAACGGCAAGCCCGTCGACGACTTTTTCGCCCGCGAAACCGGCCGCATGATCGTGCGCCAGCCGCTGGAACTGACCGGCCACCTGGAATCGTTCGACATCAAGGTCAACGTGCACGGCGGCGGTGAAACCGGCCAGGCCGGCGCAGTTCGTCACGGCATCACGCGTGCCCTGATCGACTACGACGCGACCCTGAAGCCCGCACTGTCGCAAGCTGGCTTTGTCACCCGCGATGCCCGCGAAGTCGAACGCAAGAAGGTCGGCTTCCGCAAGGCACGTCGGCGCAAGCAGTTCAGCAAGCGTTAA
- the erpA gene encoding iron-sulfur cluster insertion protein ErpA, translated as MNAVTETVDLQAAPPAPLVFTDSAAAKVKDLLAEEGNPELKLRVFVQGGGCSGFQYGFTFDEVVNDDDTVLDKAGVQLLVDPMSFQYLVGAEIDYKEDLEGAQFVIRNPNASTTCGCGSSFSV; from the coding sequence ATGAATGCAGTGACCGAAACCGTCGACCTGCAGGCCGCCCCGCCTGCTCCCCTGGTTTTTACCGACTCGGCTGCGGCCAAGGTGAAGGATCTGTTGGCCGAAGAAGGCAATCCTGAGCTGAAGCTGCGCGTTTTCGTGCAGGGCGGAGGCTGTTCGGGTTTCCAGTACGGCTTCACCTTCGACGAAGTCGTGAACGATGACGACACCGTGCTGGACAAGGCCGGCGTGCAACTGCTGGTCGACCCGATGAGCTTCCAGTACCTGGTCGGCGCAGAGATCGACTACAAGGAAGACCTGGAAGGCGCGCAGTTCGTCATCCGCAATCCCAACGCCAGCACTACCTGCGGCTGCGGTTCCTCGTTCTCGGTGTAA
- a CDS encoding ABC transporter ATP-binding protein yields the protein MLELSSVSKSFGGLHVLHDVSLSVPEGAIFGLIGPNGAGKTTVFNLITGLLPPSGGTITFNGQSVLDKKPHRITRMGIARTFQNIRLFKEMTLLENVVVGAYRHMNYGFPSLLLGLPGYREHEKRARERAHELLTWMRLDHKANDLADNLSYGEQRRLELARALATEPKLLLLDEPVAGMNTGERAELMREILAIRDRGYTILMIEHDMRFVMGLCERIAVLNFGKIIACGGPDEIRNNEQVIEAYLGREDDEDTEQAGAAK from the coding sequence ATGCTTGAGCTTTCTTCCGTCTCCAAGAGCTTCGGCGGTCTGCATGTGCTGCATGACGTCAGCCTGTCGGTCCCCGAAGGCGCCATCTTCGGCTTGATCGGCCCCAACGGCGCCGGCAAGACCACGGTGTTCAACCTCATCACCGGCCTGTTGCCGCCCAGCGGCGGCACCATCACGTTCAACGGCCAGAGCGTCCTGGACAAGAAGCCGCACCGCATCACGCGCATGGGCATCGCCCGCACGTTCCAGAACATCCGTCTCTTCAAGGAGATGACGCTGCTGGAAAACGTGGTGGTGGGCGCCTACCGCCACATGAACTACGGCTTCCCCAGCCTGCTGCTGGGCCTGCCGGGCTACCGCGAGCACGAAAAGCGCGCCCGCGAGCGCGCGCATGAACTGCTCACCTGGATGCGCCTGGACCATAAGGCCAACGACCTGGCGGACAACCTGTCCTACGGCGAGCAGCGCCGCCTGGAGCTGGCGCGCGCGCTGGCCACCGAGCCCAAGCTGCTACTGCTGGACGAGCCGGTCGCCGGCATGAACACCGGCGAGCGCGCCGAGCTCATGCGCGAGATCCTGGCCATCCGCGACCGCGGCTACACCATCCTCATGATCGAGCACGACATGCGCTTCGTCATGGGCTTGTGCGAGCGCATCGCGGTGCTGAACTTCGGCAAGATCATCGCTTGCGGCGGGCCTGACGAGATCCGCAACAACGAACAGGTCATCGAAGCCTATCTGGGCCGCGAAGACGACGAAGACACCGAACAAGCGGGGGCCGCCAAATGA
- a CDS encoding M23 family metallopeptidase — protein sequence MNRGLHELASSIKRKVAAVFAPVKPKPQRSGLFRRTLLVTAIGLFAGAAALGMVQQPDRTELPPSRIISSVLPLSAEQVEVSTPSAAPYISETRIRAGDTLAAVLQRLELDAPSLQTFLTHEASARSIYKLYPGRSVQAATDEAGNLIWLRYIHTPGNETDGQVVTRMLHVAPAGDSYKAEEITESTERQTRVAVGTIRSSLFGATDAAGIPDSVTMQMADILSAKIDFLRDLRQGDKFRVVYEVRSHDGRYAGAGRVLALEFINGDKTYNAVWFSPDEKSGSYYDFDGTSLRGAFLRTALKFSRISSTFGMRMHPIHKTWTGHKGVDYAAPSGTPIHSTADGTVEFSGWQNGYGNVVIVKHHGKYSTLYAHQSRIAEGITKGSKISQGQLLGYVGATGWATGPHLHYEFRVDNQPIDPLSVDLPVARSLEPAEVRAFNQAVGPYKAQIQLLTEFQQTLPDALTNVASR from the coding sequence ATGAATCGTGGCCTCCACGAACTGGCGAGTAGCATCAAACGCAAAGTTGCTGCCGTGTTTGCGCCCGTCAAGCCCAAGCCTCAGCGCTCGGGACTTTTCCGCCGCACGCTTCTCGTCACCGCAATTGGTCTGTTCGCTGGCGCCGCCGCCCTGGGCATGGTGCAGCAACCCGACCGTACCGAACTCCCCCCTTCGCGCATCATCAGCAGCGTCCTGCCGCTAAGCGCCGAGCAAGTCGAAGTCAGCACCCCCAGCGCCGCCCCCTACATCAGCGAAACCCGGATCCGTGCCGGCGACACGCTGGCCGCGGTGCTGCAACGCCTGGAACTCGACGCGCCCAGCCTGCAGACCTTCCTGACGCACGAAGCCAGCGCCCGCAGCATCTACAAGCTGTACCCCGGCCGCTCCGTGCAGGCCGCGACGGACGAAGCCGGCAACCTGATCTGGCTGCGTTACATCCACACCCCCGGCAACGAGACGGATGGCCAGGTCGTGACGCGCATGCTGCACGTCGCGCCCGCGGGCGACAGCTACAAGGCCGAGGAAATCACCGAAAGCACCGAACGCCAGACCCGCGTCGCCGTGGGCACGATCCGTTCGTCGCTGTTCGGCGCCACCGACGCTGCCGGCATCCCGGACTCGGTCACCATGCAGATGGCCGACATCCTCAGCGCCAAGATCGACTTCCTGCGCGACCTGCGCCAGGGCGATAAATTCCGCGTGGTCTACGAAGTGCGTTCGCACGACGGCCGCTACGCTGGCGCCGGCCGCGTGCTGGCGCTGGAATTCATCAACGGCGACAAGACCTACAACGCCGTCTGGTTCAGCCCCGACGAAAAGAGCGGTTCGTACTACGACTTCGACGGCACCAGCCTGCGCGGCGCGTTCCTGCGCACCGCCCTGAAGTTCAGCCGCATCAGCTCCACCTTCGGCATGCGCATGCACCCCATCCACAAGACCTGGACGGGACACAAGGGCGTGGACTACGCGGCGCCTTCGGGCACGCCGATCCACTCCACCGCCGACGGCACCGTGGAATTCTCCGGTTGGCAGAATGGCTACGGCAACGTCGTCATCGTCAAGCACCACGGCAAGTATTCGACGCTGTACGCCCACCAGAGCCGCATCGCCGAAGGCATCACCAAGGGTTCGAAGATCTCGCAGGGCCAGTTGCTGGGCTATGTCGGCGCCACCGGCTGGGCCACCGGCCCGCACCTGCACTACGAATTCCGCGTGGACAACCAGCCGATCGATCCGCTGTCGGTGGACCTGCCGGTCGCCCGCAGCCTGGAACCCGCCGAAGTCCGCGCCTTCAATCAGGCCGTGGGACCGTACAAGGCGCAGATCCAGCTGCTGACCGAGTTCCAACAGACTCTGCCCGACGCGCTGACCAACGTGGCCAGCCGCTAA
- the tyrS gene encoding tyrosine--tRNA ligase, with translation MSPSEAPITPEVEADLRIAKRGCDELLVESEFARKLARSRATGVPLRIKLGLDPTAPDIHLGHTVVLNKMRQLQDMGHNVIFLIGDFTSTIGDPSGRNNTRPPLTREQIEANAKTYYAQASLVLDPARTEIRYNSEWCDPLGARGMIQLASRYTVARMMEREDFTKRFKGGIPISVHEFLYPLMQGYDSVALKSDLELGGTDQKFNLLVGRELQKEYGQEPQCILTMPLLVGTDGVEKMSKSKGNYIGISESPDSMFGKLMSISDTLMWRYFELLSFRSLEDIAALKQEIDGGRNPRDAKVMLAQEIIARFHSAKAADEALASFEARFRDGAIPDDIPEVNIGGAPVGILKLLREAGLVASGSEAQRNVEQGGVRVNGDRVEDKSLQLPAGTYVVQVGKRKFARVNLNP, from the coding sequence ATGTCACCCTCAGAAGCCCCGATTACCCCCGAAGTCGAAGCAGATCTGCGTATAGCGAAGCGCGGCTGCGATGAGTTGCTGGTCGAGTCCGAATTCGCCCGCAAGCTTGCCAGGAGCCGCGCCACGGGCGTGCCCCTGCGCATCAAATTGGGGCTGGATCCGACCGCGCCGGACATCCACCTGGGCCACACGGTGGTGCTGAACAAGATGCGCCAGCTGCAGGACATGGGCCACAACGTCATCTTCCTGATCGGCGACTTCACCTCCACCATCGGCGATCCCAGCGGCCGCAACAACACCCGCCCGCCGCTCACGCGCGAGCAGATCGAGGCCAACGCCAAGACCTACTACGCGCAAGCCAGCCTGGTGCTGGATCCGGCCCGCACCGAGATCCGCTACAACTCCGAATGGTGCGATCCGCTAGGCGCGCGCGGCATGATCCAGCTCGCGTCGCGCTACACGGTCGCGCGCATGATGGAGCGTGAGGATTTCACCAAGCGCTTCAAGGGCGGCATCCCGATCTCGGTGCATGAATTCCTGTATCCGCTGATGCAGGGCTACGACTCGGTGGCGCTGAAGTCCGATCTGGAGCTGGGGGGCACCGATCAGAAGTTCAACCTGCTGGTTGGACGCGAGCTGCAGAAGGAGTATGGCCAGGAGCCGCAGTGCATCTTGACGATGCCGCTGCTGGTCGGGACGGATGGCGTAGAGAAGATGTCCAAGTCCAAGGGCAACTACATCGGCATTTCGGAGTCGCCCGATTCTATGTTCGGCAAGCTCATGTCGATTTCCGACACGCTGATGTGGCGCTACTTCGAGCTGCTGTCGTTCCGCTCGCTGGAAGACATCGCCGCGCTCAAGCAGGAGATCGACGGCGGCCGCAATCCGCGCGACGCCAAGGTCATGCTGGCCCAGGAAATCATCGCGCGCTTCCATTCCGCCAAGGCCGCGGACGAAGCGCTGGCTTCGTTCGAAGCCCGGTTCCGCGACGGCGCCATCCCCGACGACATTCCCGAAGTGAACATTGGCGGCGCGCCGGTGGGCATTCTCAAGCTGCTGCGCGAGGCCGGCCTGGTGGCTTCCGGCTCGGAAGCGCAGCGCAACGTGGAGCAGGGCGGCGTGCGCGTCAACGGCGATCGCGTGGAAGACAAATCGTTGCAATTGCCGGCGGGGACTTACGTCGTTCAGGTGGGCAAGCGCAAATTTGCGCGTGTTAACTTGAACCCATGA
- a CDS encoding anhydro-N-acetylmuramic acid kinase, with protein sequence MNPSTTNAQLYIGLMSGTSVDGVDGVLVRLADDQAPAVLASASLPMPADLRRELLALNQSGDDELARAALAANALARLYAQTVAALLQQAGVAAGDVTAIGAHGQTVRHRPDLGYTVQLNAPALLAELTGIDVVADFRSRDVAAGGQGAPLVPPFHAAIFGSPQGRAVLNLGGIANVTLLEPGHAPRGFDTGPANVLLDGWCQRHLGRPYDADGRWAATGQVLAPLLEQLQASEPWFALPPPKSTGRDLFNMQWLDDRLAAFDGPKPAPQDVQATLQRLTARTVANAVDAAAAGTQEVFVCGGGARNPGLMRELAYCLQRPVHATDALGVPAQEVEALAFAWLAQAFVQRRPAGLPAVTGARGARILGALYPA encoded by the coding sequence GTGAATCCATCCACCACTAACGCACAGCTCTATATCGGACTGATGTCGGGTACCAGCGTGGACGGCGTGGACGGCGTGCTGGTGCGCCTGGCCGATGACCAGGCGCCGGCCGTGCTCGCCAGCGCCAGCCTGCCCATGCCGGCGGACCTGCGGCGCGAACTGCTGGCCCTGAACCAATCCGGCGACGACGAGCTGGCCCGCGCAGCGCTGGCCGCCAACGCCCTCGCCCGCCTGTATGCCCAGACCGTGGCGGCCCTGTTGCAGCAAGCCGGCGTCGCGGCCGGTGACGTGACCGCCATCGGCGCCCACGGCCAGACGGTCCGGCACCGGCCCGACCTGGGCTACACCGTGCAGCTCAACGCCCCCGCCTTGCTGGCGGAACTGACCGGCATCGACGTGGTGGCGGATTTCCGCAGCCGCGACGTGGCCGCGGGCGGCCAGGGTGCGCCGCTGGTGCCGCCCTTCCATGCCGCCATTTTCGGCTCGCCGCAAGGCCGCGCCGTCCTCAACCTGGGCGGCATCGCCAACGTGACCCTGCTGGAACCGGGGCATGCGCCCCGCGGCTTCGATACTGGACCCGCCAATGTTCTGCTGGACGGCTGGTGTCAGCGCCACCTGGGCCGGCCTTATGACGCCGACGGCCGCTGGGCGGCGACCGGCCAGGTGCTGGCGCCGCTGCTGGAACAACTGCAGGCCAGTGAACCCTGGTTCGCCCTGCCCCCACCCAAATCCACCGGGCGCGACCTGTTCAACATGCAATGGCTGGACGATCGCCTGGCCGCATTCGACGGCCCCAAGCCTGCGCCGCAAGACGTGCAGGCCACGCTGCAGCGCCTGACGGCGCGCACGGTCGCCAATGCCGTCGATGCGGCCGCGGCGGGCACGCAGGAAGTCTTCGTCTGCGGCGGCGGCGCGCGCAATCCCGGCTTGATGCGCGAACTGGCGTACTGTCTGCAACGGCCGGTGCACGCCACCGATGCGCTGGGCGTGCCGGCGCAAGAAGTCGAGGCCCTGGCGTTCGCCTGGCTGGCGCAGGCCTTCGTGCAGCGCAGGCCTGCGGGCTTGCCGGCCGTCACCGGCGCGCGCGGCGCGCGCATCCTGGGCGCGCTCTATCCGGCCTGA
- the rplM gene encoding 50S ribosomal protein L13 codes for MKTFVAKPHEVQRDWFVIDAKGKVLGRVASEVARRLRGKHKPEFTPHVDTGDYIVIVNAADIVVTGAKAKDKKYFRHTTYPGGIRETNFEKMQERFPGRAIQKAVKGMLPKGPLGYAMIKKLKVYAGAEHPHTAQQPKTLDI; via the coding sequence ATGAAGACCTTTGTGGCCAAGCCGCATGAAGTCCAACGTGACTGGTTTGTGATCGACGCCAAGGGCAAAGTCCTCGGTCGTGTGGCCAGCGAAGTCGCACGTCGTCTGCGTGGCAAGCACAAACCTGAATTCACGCCGCACGTTGATACCGGTGACTACATCGTCATCGTCAACGCTGCCGATATCGTTGTTACGGGCGCCAAGGCGAAGGACAAGAAGTACTTCCGCCACACGACGTACCCGGGCGGTATCCGTGAAACGAACTTCGAGAAGATGCAAGAGCGTTTTCCCGGCCGCGCCATCCAGAAGGCTGTCAAGGGCATGCTGCCCAAGGGTCCTCTGGGCTACGCCATGATCAAGAAACTGAAGGTGTACGCCGGTGCCGAGCACCCGCACACCGCCCAGCAGCCCAAGACGCTGGATATCTAA
- a CDS encoding DUF6776 family protein yields the protein MPADSSTTPQSRSAGGLTRVFVGLLIGVLLGGSASFFYARKLYRPQDAVVISARQAEVQEEAMRQQSTQLRYTQGQLDTADGELVIERAARQELETQLRTVQAEVGRVRDQLAFYEQLLPPGPEGSVDIRGVEIDRSGGGLRYKVLLMRSGRNGGSPFSGALRFQATGVLKGETVKVDLAPMQVKAESGSVAIPGDSAPTSPLALQFDQYQRSQGILALPEGFVPESVTVSVLEGDTVRASRSVKLEL from the coding sequence ATGCCCGCCGATTCCTCCACCACGCCCCAGTCTCGCTCCGCCGGCGGGTTGACGCGCGTATTCGTGGGCCTGCTGATCGGCGTGCTGCTGGGCGGTTCCGCCAGCTTCTTCTACGCCCGCAAGCTCTACCGGCCGCAGGATGCCGTGGTGATCAGCGCCCGGCAGGCCGAGGTCCAGGAAGAGGCCATGCGTCAACAGTCGACGCAGCTACGCTACACGCAAGGGCAGCTGGACACCGCCGACGGCGAGCTGGTCATCGAACGCGCCGCGCGCCAGGAACTGGAAACGCAGCTGCGCACGGTCCAGGCCGAGGTCGGCAGGGTGCGCGATCAATTGGCGTTCTATGAGCAGCTATTGCCGCCGGGTCCCGAGGGATCGGTGGACATCCGTGGCGTCGAGATCGACCGCAGTGGCGGCGGCTTGCGCTACAAGGTCCTGTTGATGCGCAGCGGCCGCAATGGCGGCTCTCCATTCTCGGGCGCTTTGCGTTTCCAGGCCACTGGCGTCCTGAAGGGCGAAACCGTGAAGGTGGATCTGGCGCCCATGCAGGTCAAGGCCGAATCCGGCTCTGTCGCCATTCCTGGCGACAGCGCGCCGACCTCGCCGCTGGCCCTGCAGTTCGATCAATACCAGCGCAGCCAGGGCATCCTGGCACTACCCGAGGGATTTGTCCCCGAAAGCGTGACGGTCAGCGTCCTGGAGGGCGATACCGTCCGCGCGTCAAGAAGCGTCAAGCTCGAACTTTGA